A stretch of Lathyrus oleraceus cultivar Zhongwan6 chromosome 6, CAAS_Psat_ZW6_1.0, whole genome shotgun sequence DNA encodes these proteins:
- the LOC127091170 gene encoding 60S ribosomal protein L21-2: MPAGHGLRSRTRDSFSRPFRKKGTIALATYLRTYHIGDYVDIRVNGAVHKGMPHKFYHGRTGRVWNVTKRAIGVEVNKQVRNKILRKRIHVRVEHVMPSRCTEEFKLRKIQNDKLKAEAKAKGEVISTKRKPEGPKPGFKVEGATLETVTPIPYDVVNDLKGGY; encoded by the exons ATGCCTGCCGGTCATGGTTTGCGATCACGTACCAGGGATTCCTTCTCTCGTCCCTTCCGCAAGAAGGGAACAATAGCTCTTGCCACATACCTCAGGACTTATCACATCGGTGACTATGTTGACATCAGGGTTAACGGTGCTGTTCATAAGGGTATGCCGCACAAATTCTACCATGGCCGTACCGGTCGCGTCTGGAACGTTACCAAGCGTGCCATTGGTGTCGAAGTCAACAAGCAG GTGAGGAACAAGATCTTGAGAAAGAGGATTCATGTTCGAGTGGAGCATGTTATGCCCTCCAGATGCACCGAGGAATTCAAATTGAGGAAGATCCAGAATGATAAATTGAAGGCTGAGGCTAAGGCCAAGGGAGAGGTTATCAGCACCAAGCGCAAACCTGAGGGCCCCAAACCTGGTTTCAAGGTGGAAGGTGCTACACTGGAGACTGTTACTCCAATACCATATGATGTTGTTAACGATCTCAAAGGAGGATATTAG
- the LOC127094056 gene encoding uncharacterized mitochondrial protein AtMg00810-like, giving the protein MTYILLYVDDVILITYTQVLRQSIMSLLASEFAMKDLGPLSYFLGIAVSRHPDGIFLSQSIYASEIIERVGMASCKPLSTPVDTNQKLNTSSDTSYEDPSLYQSLAGPLQYLTFTRPDISYAFQQVCLHMHVPRMEHMLALKRILLGDNLISWSSKRQPTLSCSSSKAKYRGVVNVVSESRWIRNLLLELHFPIPQATLVYCDNVSAIYLSGNPVHHQRTKHIEMDIHFVREKVARGQARVLHVPSRHQIADIFTKGLPRILFDDFRTNLSVREPPALTVGISEKDTIFIILQIALRRSGPTTTYSAVARKHDGGG; this is encoded by the exons ATGACCTACATTCTGCTGTATGTAGACGACGTCATCCTCATCACCTACACTCAGGTCCTCCGCCAATCAATTATGTCACTCTTAGCATCTGAGTTTGCAATGAAGGATTTGGGCCCTCTGAGTTACTTTCTGGGTATTGCAGTATCTCGTCATCCTGATGGCATATTTCTCAGTCAAAGCATTTATGCTTCAGAGATCATTGAACGTGTTGGCATGGCGTCCTGTAAACCATTATCCACTCCCGTTGACACCAATCAGAAACTCAACACCTCCTCTGACACTTCTTATGAGGATCCCTCCTTGTATCAGAGTCTTGCAGGCCCCTTACAGTATCTCACCTTCACCCGACCTGATATATCATATGCTTTTCAACAAGTTTGTCTTCACATGCATGTCCCTCGCATGGAACACATGCTTGCTCTTAAGCGCATTTTGCTAG GTGACAACCTTATTTCTTGGTCTTCCAAAAGGCAACCAACTCTCTCCTGTTCCAGTTCTAAAGCCAAATATAGGGGGGTTGTCAATGTTGTCTCCGAATCGCGTTGGATTCGTAATCTTCTCCTGGAACTCCATTTTCCTATTCCTCAGGCCACTTTGGTGTATTGTGACAATGTTAGTGCCATCTATCTATCTGGTAATCCTGTGCATCATCAACGtactaagcatattgagatggACATTCATTTTGTTCGGGAAAAGGTAGCTCGTGGTCAAGCTCGCGTCCTTCATGTTCCCTCAAGACATCAGATCGCAGACATCTTCACCAAAGGACTTCCTCGCATTCTCTTTGATGATTTTCGGACCAATCTAAGCGTCCGTGAACCTCCCGCTTTGACTGTGGGG ATCAGTGAGAAGGACACGATTTTCATTATCTTACAAATTGCACTGCGGCGATCCGGCCCGACGACAACATATAGTGCAGTGGCAAGGAAACATGACGGTGGTGGATGA